The Tripterygium wilfordii isolate XIE 37 chromosome 4, ASM1340144v1, whole genome shotgun sequence genome has a window encoding:
- the LOC119995888 gene encoding probable carboxylesterase 17: protein MSIVAEAPGYLQIFADGSVERFTPGIVSVESESSPIGYKFKDIVVDPSKPITARLFLPDTAQESITHYLPVMVYFHGGGFCIGSTTWVGYHYFLGDFSVASQSIILSIDYRLAPENRLPIAYEDCYSSLEWLNHQAGSEPWLKQADLSRVFLSGDSAGGNIAHHVAVKAMRNNKFCDIKIKGLLLIHPYFGSENRTKNEMADDAEGDVKMNDMFWRLSIPEGSNRDYFGCNFEMQELSAVEWGEFPGVVVYVAGLDFLKERGVMYYEFMRNRGVKDVKLVEAEGESHVFHVFHPQSDATRLLQQQMTSFMKSY from the coding sequence ATGTCAATAGTTGCAGAAGCACCAGGTTACTTGCAAATCTTTGCCGATGGATCTGTGGAACGCTTTACACCTGGAATAGTCTCTGTAGAATCAGAAAGCTCACCCATTGGGTACAAGTTCAAGGATATTGTCGTTGACCCATCAAAGCCAATAACAGCAAGGTTGTTCCTTCCTGATACTGCTCAGGAATCCATCACACATTATCTTCCTGTTATGGTTTATTTTCATGGTGGTGGTTTTTGTATTGGATCCACTACATGGGTTGGATATCATTATTTCCTCGGAGATTTCTCTGTTGCCTCACAATCTATCATTCTCTCTATCGACTACCGTTTAGCACCCGAGAATCGCCTCCCCATAGCTTATGAAGACTGTTACAGCTCACTTGAATGGCTGAATCATCAAGCTGGGTCCGAACCCTGGCTCAAGCAAGCTGATCTTTCACGGGTCTTCCTCTCCGGTGACAGCGCTGGAGGAAACATTGCACACCATGTCGCCGTAAAAGCAATGAGAAATAACAAATTCTGTGACATTAAAATCAAAGGGTTGTTATTGATACACCCTTATTTTGGGAGCGAAAACAGGACTAAGAACGAGATGGCTGATGATGCAGAAGGAGATGTAAAGATGAACGATATGTTTTGGCGATTGAGCATTCCAGAAGGATCGAATCGCGACTACTTtgggtgcaattttgaaatgcAAGAGTTGTCTGCAGTTGAATGGGGAGAGTTTCCTGGTGTTGTGGTTTATGTTGCTGGCTTGGATTTCTTGAAAGAAAGAGGGGTCATGTATTATGAGTTTATGAGGAACAGAGGagtaaaagatgtgaagctCGTGGAAGCAGAGGGAGAGTCGCATGTGTTTCATGTTTTCCATCCCCAATCTGATGCAACTCGCTTGCTGCAACAACAAATGACTTCATTCATGAAAAGCTATTAA
- the LOC119995889 gene encoding SPX domain-containing protein 2-like has product MKFWKSLSLLIEDTLPDWRDKFLSYKDLKKQLKLIHLNKDGEKNNPNKRPRLDPTDGGDWASTAGDNGELVTQEVNDFVKVLEDEIKKFNAFFVEKEEDYVIKLKELQDRLVKAEDSNEELMKVGTEIVDFHGEMVLLENYSALNYTGLVKILKKYDKRTGALIRVPFIQNVLLQPFFTTDVLNKLVKECETMLDQLFSASKSSVSPDATEVEEGRDSETCTENKEKLLKGPKELAEIEHMENMYVKLTQSALRVLKEIRSGSSTVDVFSLPPLQSSTLEDCAKIPVLEQVVK; this is encoded by the exons ATGAAGTTCTGGAAGAGCTTGAGCTTGTTAATCGAGGATACGCTGCCGGATTGGCGAGATAAGTTCTTGTCGTACAAAGATTTGAAGAAGCAGTTGAAGCTGATACATCTAAACAAGGATGGCGAGAAGAACAATCCTAATAAACGGCCCAGATTGGATCCCACGGACGGCGGAGATTGGGCTTCCACGGCCGGAGACAACGGTGAGTTGGTGACCCAGGAGGTGAATGATTTCGTTAAGGTGTTGGAGGATGAGATCAAGAAGTTTAACGCTTTCTTTGTCGAGAAAGAAGAGGATTACGTCATCAAATTAAAG GAGCTGCAAGATAGGTTAGTGAAGGCAGAGGATTCAAACGAAGAACTGATGAAAGTTGGGACGGAGATAGTGGATTTTCACGGGGAGATGGTTTTATTAGAAAACTACAGTGCCCTTAACTACACAG GACTGGTGaagatattaaagaaatatgatAAGAGGACCGGGGCTCTTATTCGTGTCCCCTTCATCCAGAACGTTCTGCTGCAGCCATTCTTCACGACTGATGTGCTTAACAAGCTTGTGAAGGAGTGTGAGACAATGCTTGATCAGCTTTTTTCTGCGAGTAAATCGTCAGTCTCACCTGATGCAACTGAGGTGGAAGAAGGCCGTGACTCCGAAACTTGCACTGAAAATAAAGAGAAGTTGCTGAAAGGTCCCAAAGAACTTGCAGAGATAGAGCACATGGAGAATATGTATGTAAAGCTAACCCAATCTGCGTTGCGTGTCTTGAAAGAGATTCGGAGTGGCAGCTCAACTGTGGATGTGTTTTCATTGCCCCCTTTGCAAAGCAGTACTTTGGAGGACTGCGCAAAGATTCCTGTGTTAGAGCAAGTCGTGAAATAA